In the genome of Chloroflexi bacterium ADurb.Bin180, one region contains:
- the eutN_1 gene encoding Ethanolamine utilization protein EutN translates to MIIARVVGSAVSTVKAGKLSGFKLLLVQEVTANNKPLAERVPFVAVDTVGAGEGELVFVITGSSARYTDRTEGVPTDAAIVAIVDSLEVDGQTTFRKA, encoded by the coding sequence ATGATCATCGCCAGGGTTGTCGGGTCTGCTGTATCTACCGTCAAAGCAGGAAAACTGAGTGGATTCAAACTCCTCCTGGTTCAGGAAGTCACTGCCAACAACAAACCCCTGGCAGAGCGCGTCCCCTTCGTAGCGGTTGACACTGTTGGTGCTGGTGAGGGCGAACTCGTTTTTGTCATCACGGGCAGCAGCGCTCGTTACACGGACCGGACCGAGGGCGTGCCCACCGATGCGGCCATTGTTGCCATCGTAGATTCGCTCGAGGTAGACGGACAGACTACATTCCGCAAGGCCTGA
- the eutN_2 gene encoding Ethanolamine utilization protein EutN, whose amino-acid sequence MYLGKVVGNLVSVIKHKDYVGLKLLVVQPIHPDGRSWSDPLICVDMVDSGIGDTVLYLDEGNSARQLLELGPDSPVRPVIVGVLDELRWRDDAGVLQQRYPNSGPR is encoded by the coding sequence GTGTATCTGGGCAAGGTAGTTGGCAACCTGGTCTCGGTGATCAAACACAAAGACTATGTGGGGCTCAAGCTTCTGGTTGTGCAGCCGATTCATCCTGACGGGCGCAGTTGGTCGGATCCGCTGATCTGCGTGGACATGGTCGACTCGGGCATTGGTGACACGGTGCTGTATCTGGATGAGGGCAACTCGGCCAGGCAACTGCTGGAGCTGGGACCAGACAGCCCGGTGCGACCGGTCATAGTAGGGGTTCTGGATGAGTTACGCTGGCGCGACGACGCTGGCGTGTTGCAGCAGCGTTATCCCAACAGCGGGCCCAGATAG
- the eutN_3 gene encoding Ethanolamine utilization protein EutN, with translation MQLAKVIGTVVATQKDQSLQGVKLVIVQPVQPDGSNKGRPVVAVDGTGQAGVGEHVFMISGREGALVLEHSFAPVDQGIVGIVEDLYVDDKMIPARSGSGS, from the coding sequence ATGCAGCTCGCCAAGGTCATTGGAACCGTAGTAGCAACACAGAAGGACCAGTCCCTGCAAGGGGTCAAGCTGGTGATTGTGCAGCCGGTGCAACCCGATGGCAGCAACAAAGGCCGCCCGGTCGTTGCGGTGGACGGAACAGGGCAGGCAGGCGTTGGCGAGCACGTGTTTATGATCAGCGGGCGGGAAGGCGCCCTGGTGCTGGAGCACAGTTTTGCTCCGGTCGATCAGGGGATTGTGGGCATCGTTGAGGATCTGTATGTTGATGACAAGATGATCCCCGCCCGCAGTGGTTCCGGGAGCTGA
- the eutN_4 gene encoding Ethanolamine utilization protein EutN — protein sequence MYIGKVVGTVVATRREARFQGLTLLLVRRVEVDLSEHSGVVLAVDTVGSGIGDYVLYATGSSARQTEITTKRPVDAVIMAIIDRWDIGNQLVFHKAYQPELEKPA from the coding sequence ATGTATATCGGCAAGGTTGTCGGCACGGTTGTAGCTACCAGGCGTGAAGCCCGATTCCAGGGCCTCACGCTGCTGCTCGTCCGGCGGGTGGAAGTGGATCTATCGGAGCACAGTGGTGTTGTATTGGCAGTGGACACTGTGGGCAGCGGCATCGGCGACTATGTTCTGTACGCCACGGGCAGCTCGGCGCGCCAGACTGAGATCACAACCAAGAGGCCGGTTGACGCTGTAATTATGGCCATCATCGACCGCTGGGATATTGGGAACCAGTTGGTCTTTCACAAGGCATACCAGCCGGAGCTAGAGAAACCCGCCTAA
- the deoC1 gene encoding Deoxyribose-phosphate aldolase 1 — translation MSDADVEVKTLIERITHQVLQELEKRSAGRTCAVVQGGACAECRLCVEKCPELVQKIVDAGAARIEAVPGIKNVRPGVAQYIDHTLLKPDATPEEISSLCDEARQYRCASVCVNPCYVRTCSDLLRGSGVAVCSVVGFPFGATLPEVKAYETERVTCDGASEVDMVILVGAMKAGDHALVQRDIQAVVHVAHRNRALVKVIIEAAYLTDDQKVKACLLARAADADMVKTSTGYGPGGATLHDVELMRRTVGAEMGVKAAGGVRDYETMTKMLAAGATRIGASATVKILQQAASGKQA, via the coding sequence ATGAGCGACGCTGACGTTGAAGTCAAGACGCTGATCGAGCGCATCACGCACCAGGTGCTGCAGGAGCTGGAAAAGCGGTCGGCTGGCCGCACTTGCGCGGTAGTGCAAGGCGGGGCCTGCGCCGAGTGCCGCCTGTGCGTCGAAAAGTGCCCCGAGCTGGTCCAGAAGATCGTGGACGCGGGCGCCGCGCGCATTGAAGCAGTCCCCGGTATCAAGAACGTTCGCCCCGGCGTTGCTCAGTACATCGATCACACTCTACTCAAGCCCGACGCTACTCCGGAAGAAATCAGCTCGCTCTGCGACGAGGCGCGGCAGTATCGGTGCGCCAGTGTCTGTGTGAACCCCTGTTATGTGCGCACGTGCTCGGACTTGCTGCGCGGCAGCGGCGTGGCGGTCTGCAGCGTGGTTGGCTTCCCCTTTGGCGCTACCCTCCCCGAGGTCAAAGCATACGAGACCGAACGGGTGACCTGCGACGGGGCCAGCGAGGTGGATATGGTGATCCTCGTTGGCGCGATGAAAGCAGGCGACCACGCGCTGGTACAGCGTGACATCCAAGCTGTCGTGCACGTGGCGCACCGCAACCGCGCGCTGGTCAAAGTGATCATCGAAGCGGCCTACCTGACCGACGATCAGAAGGTCAAGGCCTGTTTGCTGGCCAGAGCGGCTGATGCCGACATGGTCAAGACCTCAACCGGCTACGGGCCGGGTGGGGCAACACTGCACGATGTCGAGCTCATGCGTCGCACCGTGGGGGCCGAGATGGGGGTCAAGGCAGCGGGCGGCGTGCGCGACTATGAGACGATGACAAAGATGCTGGCCGCCGGCGCGACCCGAATTGGCGCCAGCGCTACGGTCAAGATCCTGCAACAGGCCGCGTCCGGGAAGCAGGCATAG
- the udp_1 gene encoding Uridine phosphorylase, whose protein sequence is MALQYHIRCDSGDVAPFVLLPGDPGRVPLVAEQWDSAHLVAQNREYVTYTGQYKGVPISCTSTGIGCPSTAIALEELARIGARVFIRIGTCGTFLDQVNIGDLAIFDSAMRYDGASHLYAPPEFPAVASLEVTQALITAAQSTGGRYHVGTTRSADSFYARHSRPGSSFNNYWQSDWAEHFADLQRLGVLGAEMEASVIFVLARVWGLRAGACAVVVDNVLKASGHTGQFDPEQAFSHDRSTLVHMARVASEAVVLLQQSEKSS, encoded by the coding sequence ATGGCTCTGCAATACCATATTCGCTGCGATTCAGGTGATGTGGCGCCCTTTGTCCTGCTGCCGGGTGACCCCGGGCGCGTGCCGCTGGTCGCCGAGCAGTGGGACAGTGCCCACCTGGTCGCGCAGAACCGTGAGTACGTGACCTACACTGGCCAGTACAAGGGAGTGCCCATCTCCTGCACCAGCACTGGCATCGGCTGCCCATCCACGGCGATCGCTCTGGAGGAGCTGGCCAGAATCGGGGCGCGAGTCTTTATTCGTATTGGCACCTGCGGCACCTTTCTTGACCAGGTGAACATCGGTGACCTGGCCATCTTTGACTCGGCCATGCGCTACGATGGGGCATCACACCTGTACGCGCCACCCGAGTTTCCGGCCGTAGCGTCGCTGGAGGTTACGCAGGCGCTGATCACGGCGGCGCAGTCGACAGGGGGTCGCTACCATGTGGGCACCACGCGCAGCGCCGATTCATTCTATGCCCGCCACTCCAGGCCTGGTTCGTCCTTCAACAACTACTGGCAGTCCGACTGGGCCGAGCATTTCGCCGACCTGCAGCGGCTGGGAGTGCTGGGTGCAGAGATGGAAGCGAGTGTCATCTTTGTGCTGGCCCGGGTGTGGGGACTGCGGGCTGGCGCCTGTGCGGTCGTGGTGGACAACGTGCTCAAGGCGTCGGGTCACACCGGCCAGTTCGATCCGGAGCAGGCATTCAGCCACGACAGGAGTACACTCGTTCATATGGCGCGGGTCGCTTCGGAGGCAGTGGTTCTACTGCAGCAGTCCGAAAAGTCGTCTTGA
- the mutS2 gene encoding Endonuclease MutS2, producing MNPKYLETLELSKILTRLAEHTSFSAGRELALALSASSDVEQVHAWQAETAEAKALLSVMPGITLGGARDVRQLAKNAERNAILDPQGLLDIQATLVSARTLKRAIPTPGARGQLTAAGAKAGSYPALCEIAQRIVECPKLVSEIERCISNQGEVVDSASPTLARVRRQLAVARDRVLEKLSRLLTSPDAAGYLQEAIITQRGGRYVVPIKAEFRGRVQGIVHDQSASGATLFVEPLAIVDLGNQWREHQLEEQREVERILRELTAQVAAHSAEIQSTVAALARLDLAFAKAQYAFALKASEPMLLPDKGKEYLRLIRARHPLLPADTVVPIDVELGGDFSILVVTGPNTGGKTVALKTVGLLAAMAQCGLQIPAADGSAIRVFRGIYADIGDEQSIEQSLSTFSSHIGNIIHILAEADEGSLVLLDELGAGTDPTEGSALARAILSQLLQRKVPAMATTHYAELKLFAQATEGVENASVEFDVATLSPTYRLTVGLPGKSNAFAIARRLGLPQPIIDQAQGFISTQDQEADRLLERVRRSRHELGRATSAAQTALSAAREKDREAKRLVRETERERSDLLAEARAQLEEATEELARIRKVIERKGQSKEWLEQAHKSLKKLEEKQQALEPPPASVEAETASVREQLARGDTVWVSSLGQLGQVVDMLEGEAEVQMGLFRAKVPLIQLEKRPGAVVPAGSSRVHVSLARKQMPNVELHLRGQRVEDVLPQLSSYLNEAYLAALPFVRIVHGKGTGTLRQVVRQTLAEHPLVASFRPGELNEGGEGVTIAKLVPRDTQ from the coding sequence ATGAATCCCAAGTACCTCGAGACACTCGAACTGAGCAAGATCCTGACCCGCCTGGCGGAGCATACCTCCTTTTCCGCCGGGCGTGAGCTGGCACTGGCCCTGTCCGCTTCGTCAGATGTTGAGCAAGTGCATGCCTGGCAAGCCGAGACGGCCGAAGCCAAGGCGCTGTTGTCGGTGATGCCGGGAATCACTCTCGGCGGAGCCAGGGACGTGCGCCAACTGGCGAAGAACGCCGAGCGGAATGCCATACTCGACCCGCAGGGCTTGCTGGACATCCAGGCCACTCTGGTCAGTGCTAGGACGCTCAAGCGGGCCATCCCGACGCCCGGCGCCCGTGGCCAGCTCACTGCAGCCGGGGCCAAAGCGGGCTCCTATCCCGCTCTCTGCGAGATCGCGCAGAGGATTGTCGAGTGCCCCAAGCTGGTGTCAGAGATCGAGCGCTGCATCAGCAATCAGGGCGAAGTGGTGGACAGCGCCAGCCCCACGCTGGCACGCGTCAGAAGGCAGTTGGCTGTTGCGCGCGACCGGGTGCTGGAAAAGCTCAGCCGCCTGCTCACCTCCCCGGATGCGGCGGGATACCTTCAGGAAGCCATTATCACCCAGCGCGGGGGCCGCTATGTGGTGCCGATCAAGGCCGAGTTCAGAGGCCGCGTGCAAGGGATTGTGCACGATCAGTCGGCAAGCGGGGCCACTCTGTTTGTTGAACCGCTGGCGATCGTCGATCTGGGCAACCAGTGGCGCGAGCACCAGTTGGAAGAGCAGCGTGAGGTGGAGCGGATCCTGCGCGAACTGACCGCCCAGGTGGCGGCCCATAGCGCAGAGATCCAGAGCACCGTGGCTGCGCTGGCCAGGCTCGACCTGGCCTTTGCCAAAGCACAGTACGCCTTTGCGCTAAAGGCCAGCGAGCCAATGCTTCTGCCCGACAAAGGGAAGGAGTACCTGCGCCTCATCCGGGCGCGCCACCCGCTTCTGCCGGCCGACACGGTGGTGCCAATCGACGTCGAGTTAGGCGGGGACTTTTCGATCCTGGTGGTCACTGGTCCCAATACGGGCGGCAAGACCGTGGCTCTCAAGACGGTCGGGCTGCTGGCAGCGATGGCGCAGTGCGGGCTGCAGATTCCCGCGGCCGATGGTTCGGCGATACGGGTCTTTCGCGGCATCTATGCCGATATTGGCGATGAGCAGAGCATTGAGCAGAGCCTGTCCACGTTCTCCTCCCATATCGGGAACATCATCCACATTCTGGCAGAGGCAGACGAAGGATCGCTGGTGCTGCTCGACGAGCTGGGAGCCGGAACCGATCCCACCGAAGGCTCGGCTCTGGCACGAGCCATTTTGAGCCAGCTTCTCCAGCGCAAGGTACCGGCCATGGCCACGACCCACTATGCCGAGCTCAAGTTATTTGCGCAGGCCACGGAGGGCGTCGAGAACGCCTCCGTTGAGTTCGACGTGGCTACGCTATCGCCTACCTATCGGCTGACCGTGGGCCTGCCGGGCAAGAGCAACGCCTTTGCCATAGCCAGGCGCCTGGGATTGCCGCAACCCATTATCGACCAGGCTCAGGGATTCATCTCCACCCAGGATCAGGAAGCGGACCGTTTGCTGGAGCGGGTCAGGCGCTCGCGCCACGAGCTGGGCCGGGCGACCAGCGCTGCGCAGACGGCGCTATCCGCGGCGCGGGAGAAAGACCGCGAGGCAAAGCGGCTGGTGCGCGAGACAGAGCGCGAACGCAGCGATTTGCTGGCCGAGGCACGCGCGCAACTGGAGGAGGCTACGGAGGAGCTGGCCCGCATACGCAAGGTCATCGAGCGCAAGGGCCAGTCCAAAGAATGGCTGGAGCAGGCGCACAAGAGCCTCAAGAAGCTTGAGGAGAAGCAACAGGCCCTGGAACCACCGCCAGCCTCCGTCGAGGCGGAGACAGCCAGCGTCCGCGAGCAGTTGGCCAGGGGAGACACCGTCTGGGTGTCGAGCCTGGGTCAGTTGGGGCAGGTCGTTGACATGCTGGAGGGTGAGGCGGAGGTGCAGATGGGGCTCTTCCGCGCCAAGGTGCCCTTGATTCAGTTGGAGAAACGACCGGGCGCGGTTGTCCCGGCGGGATCGAGTCGAGTGCACGTTTCACTGGCCAGGAAGCAGATGCCGAACGTCGAGCTGCACCTGCGAGGGCAGCGGGTGGAGGATGTACTGCCCCAGTTGAGCAGTTACCTCAATGAAGCCTATCTGGCTGCCTTGCCCTTTGTGCGCATCGTGCACGGCAAGGGAACAGGCACGCTACGCCAGGTGGTGCGCCAGACCCTGGCCGAGCACCCTTTGGTAGCCTCATTCAGACCGGGCGAGCTGAACGAGGGCGGAGAGGGTGTCACCATTGCCAAGCTGGTGCCGAGGGATACGCAGTAG
- a CDS encoding Eukaryotic DNA topoisomerase I, catalytic core: MHLNMENATASKPITILTSLVHNGILIPPPPEYRGLVITVRGNPVTLDPKQEEMVMAWARKQGTPYVQDSVFVRNFMQDLSTALHVSPRLSVNEVDWTPATQRVESERAQRESLSPEQRKARAAERKAERAQLKAQYGYALVNGEQSELGTYMTEPSGIFMGRGKHPLRGRWKEGARQSDVTLNLSPDAPRPPGEWKEIVWQPDGLWVARWKDTLSDKTKYIWLADTAAAKQEREAHKFDKATELSRRLAQVRDHIEQGLVSDDAKRRRIATAVYLIDALGLRVGDEKDPDEADTVGATTLRPEHVTLRPDGVAEFRFLGKDSVLWDKELALPEAVARNLADLIQNARPARAANNDKRHPTRDKPHLFPGVSSHDVNAFLGEALPGLTAKVFRTHHATHLVRESLSASGVTREDPEHRKWQATTLANVEAASFCNHTRKASEGWRVRRDKLVQRQQAAEEKLERQREDLARLKAALAALRGQAREARQAASDKGQAGKLAARYQKKTAAAERKVISAQQRLERQQLALGKLKAQAVVAGKTRTWNLTTSLKSYIDPRVFHRWGRSVGYDVLGRYYSSTLQRKFSWVRREDDEQDGLADE, from the coding sequence ATGCATCTGAACATGGAAAACGCAACCGCAAGCAAACCAATTACCATCCTTACCTCGCTCGTGCATAACGGCATCCTGATTCCTCCTCCGCCCGAGTACCGGGGTCTGGTGATTACGGTGCGGGGCAATCCCGTCACGCTCGACCCAAAGCAGGAGGAGATGGTCATGGCCTGGGCGCGCAAGCAGGGCACGCCTTATGTGCAGGACAGCGTGTTTGTGCGCAACTTTATGCAGGACTTGAGCACGGCACTGCACGTCTCACCGCGACTGTCGGTGAATGAGGTCGACTGGACGCCGGCGACGCAGCGCGTTGAGAGCGAGCGGGCACAGCGAGAGAGCCTGTCACCTGAACAACGCAAGGCCAGGGCTGCCGAGCGCAAGGCCGAACGCGCTCAACTCAAGGCGCAGTATGGCTATGCACTGGTTAATGGCGAACAGAGCGAACTCGGAACCTATATGACCGAGCCGAGCGGCATTTTTATGGGACGGGGAAAGCACCCCCTGCGAGGGCGCTGGAAAGAAGGGGCGCGGCAGAGCGACGTGACGTTGAACCTGAGTCCCGACGCACCCCGTCCTCCGGGCGAATGGAAAGAAATCGTCTGGCAGCCGGATGGACTCTGGGTGGCCCGCTGGAAAGATACTCTTTCGGACAAGACCAAGTACATCTGGCTGGCTGATACGGCAGCGGCCAAACAGGAACGCGAGGCGCACAAGTTCGACAAGGCTACCGAGCTCAGCCGCCGCCTGGCGCAGGTGCGGGACCACATCGAGCAGGGCCTGGTCTCAGATGATGCCAAACGCAGGCGCATTGCCACAGCGGTGTATCTCATCGACGCGCTCGGGCTGCGAGTGGGTGATGAGAAAGACCCGGATGAAGCTGACACGGTTGGCGCGACGACGCTGCGTCCCGAGCACGTGACGCTGCGCCCCGATGGAGTGGCGGAATTCCGTTTCCTGGGCAAGGATTCGGTCCTGTGGGACAAGGAGCTGGCTCTGCCAGAAGCGGTGGCGCGGAACCTGGCCGACCTGATCCAGAATGCCAGGCCGGCCCGTGCGGCGAACAACGACAAACGCCACCCGACGCGAGACAAGCCTCACCTTTTCCCGGGGGTCAGCAGCCACGACGTGAACGCATTCCTGGGGGAGGCGCTCCCGGGATTGACGGCCAAAGTGTTCCGTACCCATCACGCTACTCATCTCGTCCGGGAAAGCCTGTCCGCTTCCGGAGTCACTCGCGAGGACCCCGAACACAGAAAATGGCAGGCTACGACGCTGGCCAACGTTGAGGCAGCTTCCTTCTGCAACCACACCAGGAAGGCTTCCGAAGGCTGGCGGGTTCGCCGAGACAAGCTCGTCCAGCGACAGCAGGCAGCAGAGGAAAAGCTGGAGCGTCAGCGGGAGGACTTGGCCAGGCTCAAAGCGGCGCTGGCAGCGCTGCGTGGCCAGGCACGTGAGGCGCGCCAGGCAGCCAGCGACAAAGGCCAGGCCGGGAAACTGGCGGCCAGATACCAGAAGAAAACTGCTGCCGCGGAGCGCAAGGTGATCTCTGCGCAGCAGCGTTTGGAGCGTCAGCAGCTTGCGCTGGGCAAACTCAAGGCGCAGGCAGTTGTGGCCGGCAAGACCCGCACCTGGAACCTGACCACCAGCCTCAAGTCATACATCGACCCCAGGGTGTTCCATCGCTGGGGAAGAAGTGTGGGCTATGATGTGCTTGGCCGATACTACTCTTCCACCCTGCAGCGCAAGTTCTCCTGGGTGCGCCGGGAAGACGACGAGCAAGATGGGTTAGCAGACGAATAG
- the map gene encoding Methionine aminopeptidase 1: MREAGRITALALDAARRAARIGITTAELNEIAEEVIRSRGAIPVFLNYPNPSYEDAPYPATITVSINDELVHGIPGKRKLVNGDVVSIDCGCTYRGFVGDSAFTIGVGTLTPEAERLVRVTEEALYRAIAVSRAGNRLGDVSFAIQHHAESNGFNVVREYTGHGVGREMHEAPLIPNWGKPHTGLELRPGLTYAPEPMLMIGGPAVYVKRDKWTVVTRDHSLCAHFEHTIAVTDGEAEILTAL; this comes from the coding sequence ATGCGCGAGGCGGGCAGGATCACGGCGCTGGCGCTCGATGCGGCACGCCGCGCTGCTCGCATCGGCATCACCACGGCAGAGTTGAATGAGATCGCGGAAGAGGTGATCCGGTCTCGTGGCGCGATTCCTGTCTTCCTGAACTATCCGAACCCGAGCTACGAGGATGCTCCCTATCCCGCGACCATTACGGTGAGCATCAATGACGAGCTGGTGCACGGGATCCCGGGCAAGCGCAAGTTGGTCAATGGCGACGTAGTGAGCATTGACTGCGGCTGCACCTATCGAGGCTTTGTGGGTGATTCTGCTTTCACCATCGGCGTGGGCACATTGACCCCCGAAGCAGAGCGGCTGGTGCGCGTAACCGAAGAGGCGCTGTATCGGGCCATAGCCGTGTCTCGGGCGGGGAACAGGTTGGGCGATGTCTCGTTCGCGATCCAGCACCATGCCGAGAGCAACGGCTTTAACGTGGTGCGCGAATACACCGGTCATGGCGTCGGCCGCGAAATGCACGAAGCGCCGTTGATTCCCAACTGGGGCAAACCGCACACCGGACTGGAACTGCGACCGGGATTGACCTATGCGCCAGAGCCTATGCTGATGATCGGCGGTCCGGCGGTCTATGTCAAACGTGACAAGTGGACGGTCGTCACCCGCGACCACAGCCTGTGTGCTCACTTTGAGCATACGATTGCTGTGACCGACGGTGAGGCAGAGATCCTGACCGCGCTCTAG
- the ddlB_2 gene encoding D-alanine--D-alanine ligase B, with the protein MRPLRVALLFNLKKNAPHSAGEPADAAAELDSEETTLALQRALEAGGHRVVPLEGDTNLYPKLQQMRGEIDIAFNICEGHRGDSRESQVPAMLEMLGIPYTAARILGHALSLDKAMAKRVWMSYGLPTAAFQVMERADEPLRKELSFPLFAKPLREGTAKGIDADSVCRNERQLRARVARLIADYQQPALVEQFLSGREFTVGLLGNKLGPGEQPLSAAYNKQGYHLFPVLEIDTSPLDESEKGIYSSHIKSDVPMGINYVCPARISKKLAVELQRLAVAAFEAIQGLDVSRVDFRLDGQGRPHLLEINTLPGINPTISDLCMMARAGGMPYETLVNDILRLAARRYGLDR; encoded by the coding sequence GCAGAGCTGGACTCGGAAGAAACGACCCTGGCCTTGCAGCGCGCTCTCGAGGCGGGAGGGCACAGGGTCGTCCCTCTTGAAGGGGATACGAACCTGTATCCGAAGCTGCAGCAGATGCGCGGCGAGATTGACATCGCCTTCAACATCTGCGAGGGGCACCGCGGGGACAGCCGCGAGTCGCAGGTCCCGGCGATGCTCGAGATGCTGGGCATCCCCTACACGGCAGCCAGGATACTTGGCCACGCCCTCTCTCTGGACAAAGCTATGGCCAAGAGGGTGTGGATGTCCTACGGCCTGCCGACAGCCGCTTTCCAGGTCATGGAACGGGCAGACGAGCCGCTGCGGAAGGAGCTGTCCTTCCCCCTTTTCGCCAAGCCGCTGCGCGAAGGCACGGCTAAGGGCATCGATGCAGACTCGGTCTGCCGGAATGAACGCCAGTTGCGCGCACGCGTGGCGCGGCTGATTGCTGACTATCAGCAGCCAGCACTGGTGGAGCAGTTCCTCTCAGGACGAGAGTTCACGGTCGGCCTGCTGGGCAACAAACTCGGGCCCGGTGAGCAGCCGCTCTCCGCGGCCTACAACAAGCAGGGCTATCATCTCTTTCCGGTCCTGGAGATTGACACGAGCCCGCTCGATGAATCGGAGAAGGGCATCTACTCGAGCCACATCAAATCCGACGTGCCAATGGGCATCAACTATGTCTGCCCGGCCAGGATCAGCAAGAAACTCGCTGTCGAACTGCAGCGGCTGGCCGTGGCGGCGTTCGAGGCGATCCAGGGATTGGACGTCTCGCGCGTTGACTTTCGCCTCGACGGGCAGGGTCGTCCGCACCTGCTGGAGATCAATACGCTGCCGGGGATCAATCCCACCATTAGCGACCTGTGCATGATGGCCAGGGCCGGCGGCATGCCCTACGAGACTCTGGTGAACGATATCCTGCGCCTGGCTGCGCGTCGCTACGGACTGGACCGGTAG